A portion of the Salminus brasiliensis chromosome 11, fSalBra1.hap2, whole genome shotgun sequence genome contains these proteins:
- the LOC140565459 gene encoding olfactory receptor 52K2-like: protein MESNLSIYTTLLTLESLEIPPSNTISAFIFGTLTYCLILFFNMALLLTIVFNRKLHNPMCILLLSMPVNDMMGATVFFPQQMFSILTQNRSITYSACFAEAFFTHLYVGWLTNILTAMAYDRYLAICCPLKYNTLMSSNDLLKIIIVIWSLDVAVVGIVFALSFRRHICGTKIVDIFCNNPSLLKLICGDISVNNYVGLLITFLKQGFTVLTMLFTYIQILITVVYKRQSDAKSKAIQTCGTHLVVFLCFEFNVLFALVAHRYESASPILRKALGASIMIFPPILNPLIYGLKTKEIRRHLIFFSNKKVLPKNKKCRK, encoded by the coding sequence ATGGAATCTAATTTGTCCATATATACAACTCTCCTGACTTTGGAATCATTGGAAATACCTCCATCTAACACTATTTCAGCATTCATATTTGGAACTCTTACATATTGTCTTATTTTGTTCTTCAACATGGCTCTATTGCTAACAATTGTTTTCAACAGGAAACTTCATAATCCAATGTGTATTCTGTTGTTAAGTATGCCGGTCAATGATATGATGGGTGCCACTGTCTTTTTTCCTCAGCAGATGTTTAGTATACTGACTCAGAATAGATCTATCACCTACTCTGCTTGTTTTGCGGAAGCCTTTTTTACACATCTGTATGTAGGTTGGTTAACTAACATTCTCACTGCTATGGCTTATGACAGGTATCTTGCCATTTGTTGTCCACTGAAATATAACACCTTGATGTCCTCAAATGACCTGctgaaaataataattgtaatatggAGTCTTGATGTTGCTGTGGTTGGTATAGTGTTTGCCCTGAGTTTTCGCAGACACATTTGTGGCACAAAAATTGTTGACATTTTCTGCAATAATCCATCCTTATTGAAGCTCATTTGTGGGGACATAAGTGTTAACAATTATGTTGGACTccttattacatttttaaaacaaggGTTTACAGTGCTAACTATGTTATTCACATACATCCAAATATTAATCACAGTTGTCTATAAAAGACAGTCTGATGCTAAAAGTAAAGCAATCCAGACATGTGGTACACACCTAGTTGTCTTTTTATGCTTTGAGTTCAATGTACTTTTTGCCTTGGTTGCTCACAGATATGAGTCAGCATCCCCAATCCTTAGAAAGGCCTTAGGTGCATCAATAATGATATTTCCTCCTATACTTAATCCTCTAATATATGGACTAAAAACAAAGGAAATTCGACGGCATCTAATTTTCTTCTCCAATAAAAAGGTTTtgcccaaaaacaaaaaatgtaggAAATAA
- the LOC140565407 gene encoding olfactory receptor 7G1-like: MESNLSIYTTLLSMESLEILPSNIIPAFIFGTLTYCVILFFNMTVLLTIVFNKKLHKPMYILLFNLPLNDIAGTTAFFPQLMFSILTQNRSITYSACFVQALLIHFYGAGSFLILTAMAYDRYVAICCPLKYNTLMSPNTLWKIIIVIWTLDFTMIGLAFGLNYRKEICSTKIVDMFCNNPSLMKLICDDTKLGNFYGLFTVAFFQGLPLLLVIFTYIQILITVVYKRQSDSKSKAIQTCGTHLVVFLCLEFNVLFALIAHRFESASPSLRRALGASIMIFPPILNPLIYGLKTKEIQQHLIFFFRKKVSPTK, encoded by the coding sequence ATGGAATCTAATTTGTCCATATATACAACTCTCCTTTCTATGGAATCATTGGAAATACTTCCATCTAACATTATCCCAGCATTCATATTTGGGACTCTTACatattgtgttattttgttctTCAATATGACTGTATTGCTAACAATTGTTTTCAACAAGAAACTTCATAAGCCAATGTATATTCTGTTGTTCAATTTGCCACTCAATGACATTGCGGGCACTACAGCCTTTTTCCCTCAGCTGATGTTTAGTATACTGACTCAGAATAGATCAATCACCTACTCTGCTTGTTTTGTACAGGCTTTATTAATACATTTCTATGGAGCTGGATCCTTTCTTATTCTAACTGCTATGGCTTATGACAGATACGTTGCCATTTGTTGCCCCCTGAAATATAACACCTTGATGTCACCAAATACTTTATGGAAAATAATCATTGTAATATGGACTCTAGATTTTACTATGATTGGTTTAGCATTTGGACTAAATTATCGCAAAGAAATTTGTAGCACAAAAATAGTTGACATGTTCTGCAATAATCCATCTTTAATGAAGCTCATATGTGATGACACAAAGTTGGGTAACTTCTATGGACTATTTACTGTAGCATTTTTCCAAGGCTTGCCTCTGCTGTTAGTgatatttacatacattcaAATCTTAATTACAGTTGTCTATAAAAGACAGTCTGATTCTAAAAGCAAAGCAATTCAGACATGTGGTACACACCTAGTTGTCTTTTTATGCTTGGAATTCAATGTACTTTTTGCGTTGATTGCTCACAGATTTGAGTCAGCATCCCCAAGCCTACGAAGGGCTTTAGGTGCTTCAATAATGATATTTCCTCCTATACTTAATCCTCTAATATATGGGCTGAAAACAAAGGAAATTCAACAGCATCTAATTTTTTTCTTCAGGAAGAAAGTTTCcccaacaaaatag
- the LOC140565437 gene encoding olfactory receptor 52E4-like: MNDFSNVSSTLSLQGFDLPPGTIIPAFIFATLGYIFIVFCNLGLLTTIIVNKSLHEPMYVLLLNLPINDLIGSTALFPQIIKELLWDTRTIQFSSCVTQAFFIHIYATGAVFILTAMAYDRYVAICRPMKYNTIMNNAHLMKIISLVWLSNILMIAVLFILLLRLPRCRSLLTHTYCDNPSLLQLVCANTTINNIYGLMTVAVCQVITIGLIVFTYIQILIACFRNKRSDTRSKALQTCATHLIVFLIFECLGLFTITSYRLADISPHLRKFSGIAAMILPPALNPIIYGLKTKEIRTKASKFFQQRFNPS, translated from the coding sequence ATGAACGATTTCTCAAATGTATCATCCACTTTGTCACTGCAAGGTTTCGATTTGCCTCCTGGGACCATCATCCCTGCATTCATTTTTGCAACACTAGGATACATCTTCATTGTCTTCTGCAACCTAGGGCTTTTAaccaccatcattgtgaataaGAGCCTCCATGAGCCCATGTATGTTCTGCTGTTAAACCTGCCTATTAACGACCTCATCGGCTCCACAGCTCTGTTCCCACAGATCATCAAGGAACTGCTATGGGATACAAGGACAATTCAGTTTTCATCCTGTGTCACCCAAGCTTtctttatacatatttatgcaACAGGTGCAGTGTTCATTTTAACTGCTATGGCGTATGACAGATATGTGGCTATATGTCGAcctatgaaatacaacacaattATGAATAATGCACACTTAATGAAAATAATTTCTTTAGTTTGGCTCTCCAACATCCTTATGATAGCTGTGCTCTTCATCCTCTTATTACGTTTACCACGGTGCAGGTCActcctgacacacacatactgtgacAACCCCTCTCTGCTTCAACTGGTCTGTGCCAACACGACTATTAATAACATATATGGACTCATGACTGTAGCCGTTTGTCAGGTCATAACCATAGGCTTAATTgtgtttacatacatacagatccTTATAGCTTGTTTCAGAAACAAAAGGTCGGACACACGCAGCAAAGCCCTCCAAACCTGTGCCACACACTTAATAGTCTTTCTCATTTTTGAGTGTTTAGGCCTTTTCACAATTACTTCCTACAGACTAGCAGATATTTCTCCTCATTTAAGAAAATTCAGTGGGATAGCTGCTATGATTTTGCCCCCAGCATTGAATCCTATCATTTATGGcttgaaaacaaaagaaatcagGACCAAAGCTTCAAAGTTTTTTCAACAGAGGTTTAATCCGTCATAA